In Chlorobiota bacterium, the sequence TGACAACTTCCTCACCCTCGTTCAACCCGCTTTTGATCTCGTAATATTGGTCGTCGCGGATGCCATACTCCACCTTGCGTGCAACCACCGTGTCGCCAGATTTCACGAACACCATCGGCTCCGCTTTTTCTTCCTTCTTCGATGCCAGCTTCAGGTTCTTCACGTTCCGTTCTTTCTGTTCGGCGGCGCGGATGGAGTCTTCTTCCTTGTTCTCATCACGCGTCGTCACCGATTGCAGCGGCACAGAAAGGACGTTCTTGGCGGTTGCGGTTTTTACCGTTGCGGTGGCGGTCATGCCGGGCCGCAGCCGTGGGTCCGGGTTCACGAAACGGACGCGCACCTCGAAGTTGGTCACTTGGTCCGTGGTCCCCAATCCGGTTTGCTTTGGCGAGTTGGCGATTTGGCTGACGTAGGCTTGGAACTTCTCGTTGGCAATGGCATCAACCTCCACGGTGGCGGTGTCGCCCAGCTTCACCTGGACCACGTCATTTTCGGAGACATCCACCACGGATTCAATCACGCTTAAATCGGCAATGGTCATGATTTCGGTCCCGGTCATCTGGATTGCTCCAACGACTTTCTCCCCAACCTTGCTGTTCAGCTTCACAATGGTCCCACTGATTGGGGCGCGGATGGTGGTTTTGTTCAGCGACTCGCGGACCATGCGTGCGTTTGCGCGGGCTTGGTCCACGGTGAACCCAGCGGCATCCACCTCGGCTTCGGAGATTTGGACCTGCGACTTTGCGTTGTCCAGCTCCTGCCGGGTGGAAAGATTTTTGTCGAACAATTGTTGGACCCGTGCAAGCTCCGTTTGCTGGCGAAGCAACCCAGCCTTTGCCGAAGCAAGTCGCGCTTGCGCTGCGGAGATTGCCGCCTCCGATTCCGCTTGCTGGGCAAGCATGGATTGCGGGTTGATCTTCACCAGCACCTGCCCTTTCTGGACAACGTCCCCTTCCTTCGCCCCCAGGAAGACAATCTCGCCACTGACTTCGGAGGAGATAACAAGCTGGGTTTCGGGGTCAATGGTTCCGCGGCCATAGACGGTTTGGGTGATGTCGCGGCGTTGGACCTTTTCGGTTTCCACCACGATTCCTTCTCCATCGCTATCGCGAAGCAGCATGGCAGCAATGGAGCCGCCAAGCAGCACGGCAAGGACAATGCCAACGATCAATCCGGTGCGGCTTTTCTTTTTTGGAGGTCGGCGGTTTGTTCTGGTCTCGGCCATGAAAATGCCTATCTGTGGTTTCGTTGTAAGTGTGAATTGCTTGTTGCTTCGTTGGGTTGCCGCTTGCGCACGCGCGGGCTTATTCCTGGCCCAATTGGTAGCGGACTTCGTACAAGGCAAGGCGGTAGTTGAACACCGCGTTGACGTTGTTGATTTGGGCGTTCAGATATTGGGCGTTTGCCAGAAGGTAATCGCTGTAATTGCCAACGCCAACCTTGTAGCGTTCGTCGGCGGCGATGCGACTTTGGCGCGATGCCTGCACCGATTTGTTTGCCGCCAGCAGCTGCCGCTCGGCCCCGTCCAGCCGGGCAATCGCTTGCTGAAGCTCGGCGTTCAGTTGGACCTGCAGCTGTTGCAGCTCAAGCTCCGATTGCTTCAGCTGCGCCTGGGCAAGCTGCACCGACTCGCTGGTGCGGAATCCATCAAACGGTGAGTAACTCAGGTTCAGGCTAACGTCGGCATTGTCGGAGCTGTACTCCGGGACCTTCTGCCAGCTGTAGCCCAGCGTTGCCGAAAGGCTTGGGTAATAGCTCCCTTTGGAAGCGTCCACCAAGAACCGGGCGGCATCAATGTTCAGCCGGGCGGCCTCTACTTCGCGCCGTTGTTCCAACTGCTGTTTGGCAAGCTCGCCAACGTTGCGGAACGCTGCGCGGTTGCGGGCAATCTCGTTTGTGTCAATCGTGGCGGCAACCCCTGCGTTGGAAAGCTGAAGTTCGGTAAGTGGCGAAACGTTCAGCAGCTGCTTCAGGGTGTTCCTGGCGATGGTGGCATCGGTGATTGCTTGCTCCAGCGCAAGCTCACCATTGGCAACCTCTGCTTCCTGGGAATAGACGCTGGTCATCAGCCCAACGCCCCCTTCCACCAAGCCTTTCAGCCGTGCAAGTTGTTCGCGGGCAACCTCCAGATCGTTCTTCCGCACGTCCATAATCTGCTCGGCCCTAAGCGCGTTCAGGAAGGTGCTTCGGGCTTGGAAGGCAATGTCGGCGCGGGTTTTGTTCAGGGTTTCCAACGTGGCATCGTACGATGATTGGGCCGCGCTGTAGTTGGCGGAGTTCGCAAAGCCGTTGAACAGCACCACGCTGGTTGATGCGTTCGCGCTCAGGATATTATCGGGCTGATTGCCAGGGATTTTCGTCCCCTGAATCACCACATCGCCCGAGGTAAGCGGTTTGGTGTAGCCCGCCGAGAGGTTCACCGTTGGAAGGAACGCGCCGAACGCGCTGGTAAGCCGCGCCCCCGCCGATTCCACACCGATCCGCGCACGCTCAACCTCCAAGTTGCGGTCCAGGGCAATCTGCACCGCTTGGTCAATGGTGATGGTTGTCGGGATCCCCGGGGTCTGCGCAGCAAGCTGCGACGCAGCCGATAGCAGCAATGCAGCACTCAGGATTTGTAAGCGTCGTGGCAGTTTCATGGGTCGGCCCCTACGGGGCGTTTTTTGGAGAGTTGCGGAAGGAATGAAAACAGCGGAGACCTGATTGCCGGCATAACAATCAGGTCTCCACGTACTTGCTGGGTGCGTTGTTTCCGGCGTTAGAACGCAACCACTTTTTTCGCTGTTTGGTAGATGTCGTCGGCATTCAGCAGAATTGCTTTTTCCAACACTGGCGAGAACCCAACGGGGGTGTCCTTGCTTCCAACGCGCATTACCGGGGCATCCAAGTGGCTGAAGCATTCCCCCATGATGGTGGCGATAATTTCCCCGGCCACCCCGCCGGTGATGTGATCCTCGTGGGCAACCAACGCACGGCTGGTTTTCCGGACCGCGGCCATGATTGCCCCAACATCCATTGGGCGGATGGTGCGCAGGTCCAACACCTCGGCCTCAATCCCCTCAGCCGCCAACTTCTCCGCCGCTTGAAGCGACAGGTGGACGGCGTTGCCGTAGGTGATGATCGCCAAGTGCTTCCCTTCGCGGCGGGTGCGCGCCACGCCAAACGGAACCTCGAATCCATTGGGAACAACCGTCTTTGCCCAAGCATGGTTGTACAGATATTTTGGCTCCAGGAAGATGTTCATCCCACGCGAACGGAGGCAGGTGCGCAACAGCCCTGCGGCATCGTCGGCAAAGGCGGGATAGACCACGCGCATCCCAGGAAGCGATTGCAACGTTGCCTCGATTGTCTGCGAGTGGTACAGCCCGCCGGTGATGTAGCCGCCGGAAGCAATGCGGATGGTGACGTTCGGCGAGAACTGGCCGCGTGTGCGCCAATACTCATGGCCCATCTCCACCGTTTGCTCCATTGCCGGCCAGAAGTAATCGGCGAACTCGGCCCCTTCCACCAGCATCCGGATGTTGTCGTTGAAGCGGCTGAATCCGTTGGCCGAGCCAACGATGTAATCTTCGGCAATCGGCGCGTTGTGGACCCGGGCGTAGCCGAACTCCTGCTGCATCCCTTTGGTGACGTTGAAGATTCCCCCTTTCTCCTTGTTCGCCACATCCTGGCCCCAGATGAACGTGTCGGGGTTGTGGCGGAATTCTTGCTTCATCGTCTCGTTCAACGCCTGCAGCAGGGTCATCTCCTCGCCGGCTGCGGTGCGGTTTTCCGTGGCGTTGTAAGGTTCCGGGAGGAAGAAGTCTTTGTACGATTCCGGCGACGGGTCGGGGGTTGCCTCGGCCTTGTCGGCAGCGTCCAGCATCTCCGTTTTGTTCTCCTTCTCCAGGGCCTTCAACTCATCGTCGGTGGCGATTCCTTCGGCAACAATCAGCGTGCGCAGCTTTTTCAGCGGGTCACGCGATTTGGCTTCGGCAAGTTCTTCGGGGGAGCGGTACAGTTCGTGGCGGTCGCTGTTGGAGTGCGACCCGATGCGGGCGCAATCGGCATGGACCATCGCCGCGCCGGCTCCCGATTTCACATACTCCATCGCCTCCTGCAACCCGCGCCACGAATCAATCACGTCGGTTCCATCAACCTCAACAATCTTCATGTTGGGGAAGCCCTTGAAATTGTCGCTGACCACTTGGTTGGCCATTGCGTCGTGCAGCGGGACCGAGATGCCGTAGCGGTTATTCTGGATCACGAACACCACCGGCAGCTTGCCATGCGTTGCGCCGTTGACCGCTTCGTAGAAATAGCCCTCGGCGCAAGCCGATTCGCCGCCGGAATAGAAGACAATGGAATCGGAGTTGTAGTACTTCACGGCTTTGGCCAGCCCCACCGCTTGCGGCGCGTGGTTGCCGGTGCAGCTTGAGACGTTCTGGATGTTGATCGAGGGCTTGGCGAAGTGGTTCGACATATGCCGCCCACCGCCGGCAACGTCGCCATCTTTGGACAATCCGTTCAGGATAATCTCGTACGGGGTGATCCCCGCAGCAAGCGCGGTCATCAGGTCGCGGTAGTAGGGGAACAGGAAGTCATGCCCCTGCCGGAAGGCAAGCCCCAACGCAAGCTGAATCCCTTCGTGGCCGGCGCATGGCGCGTGATAGCTCCAGCCCTTTGCTTGCTTCAGGTAGTTGGCGGCTTTTTCATCAAGGATTCGGCCCAAGTGCATCAGGCGATACCATCCAAGCAGTGTGGCGTTATCGGGGCGGTGCGCAATGCTTGGCGCGCTAGCCCCGTTGGCTGCGCTGGCAACAGCTTCTACGCTTTTGGCTGGGGCCGAAGCCGCCACCGCAGCAGGGGATTTCCCTCCCCCTTTTCCTTTGGCTTTTGTCCGACTTGCGTTCATGGGTTTATTCGACAATTGAGAGATGTTCGGGCTGGTTAATGCGATCACTTTGCGGGGGTCAAATATAGTTAGGCACTGCCGAAAGGTGCAGCCAAAGGGCCAATTTGTTACATGGTATTTTGGCCGCCCAAATGCCTTGCCCAGCAGTAAAGGTTCGGCATATTGCACCTCCGAATTTCCTCCTTGCTTCCCCATTGATGAACCTGTTTAACCAGCTCCGAATTTACCCGAAGCACAGCCTATGATCCGCACACTACTGCTGGGATTGTTCTTCGCCTGCGTCCTTCTTGCGCCGCCGGCAACCCTTTCCCAAGACTCGCTCCGCTACTACCGTTTGTACCTGAAGGATAAAGGGGCTGGGATAACGTTCCGCTATCTATCACCCGGGGATCCGCTGTACCCGCAAGCCACCGCGCACCTTACCCCACGGGCATTGCAACGCCGCGCAAAAGTGCTGCCGGAAAACCAGCGCGTCAGCACCGACGATCTGCCGATCTACCAGCCCTACCTTGACGCGATTGGAAGCACCGGGGCGGAAATCGCACAGCAAAGCCGCTGGCTGAACAGCGTGATGGTCCGCACCGATTCGGCAACGTACCAGAAGCTGCTGGCCCTTCCGTTCCTTGATTCAATCCGAACAGCGCGGACGCTGCAGCCCATGCCGAACCCCTTCGGCAAATCCACAGCCCGAACCCACGACGATGCCCCGCACGCCAAGGCTGGCGAGTGCATCACCAACCAATACGGGCTGGCCACAACCCAGAACGTGGTGATGGGATTCGACCAAGCCCACCAAATGGGAATTGCAGGGGAAGGGGTCCTGATTGGAGTGATGGATGCTGGCTTCGACTGGCGCAACCACCTTGCGCTGCGGAACGCCAACGTGATTGGCGAGCGCGACTTTGTTTATGGCGACTCCAGCACGTACGACCTTCCGGGCGAGGTCAATTCCGAGGGGCACGGAACCATTGTTGCCAGCACCATTGCGGGCTACTTGCCGGGGAAATTTATCGGCGGCGCGCCGCGGGCAACGTTCCTGTTTGCCCGCACCGAGGACATCCGCCGCGAACGGAATATTGAGGAAGATCATTACGTGGCGGGGTTGGAGTGGCTGGAATCGCAAGGGGTGGATATCACCAACGCCTCGCTTGGCTACACCACGTTCGACCCACCAGAGCAAAACCACACCTATGCCGAGCTTGACGGAAAGACTGCGTTTGCTTCGCGGGGCATCAACAAGGCCGCAACGCTTGGGGTGCTGTGCGTCAACGCCGCAGGGAACGACGGCGCAAAAAGTTGGCGATACGTGGGCGTTCCTGCCGAAGCCGATTCGGCAGTGGCCGTTGCCGCCGTTGACTCGGCTGGCCAGATTGCAGCGTTCAGCAGCCGTGGGTTTCGCGGAAGGGGGCTGAAACCTGATGTTGCCGCAATGGGGGTGAAAGTGTTTGGGGCCGACGCTTCCGACACCGCACGCATCACCTCGGCCCAGGGGACCTCACTTGCTTCGCCGTTGGCCACTGCCGCCGCCGCGCTCCTTCTTTCAGCCCGCCCCGATCTGAAGCCGTGGGAGGTTCGCCAGCTGCTTACCAGCACCGCGGACCACGCAACGTCCCCCGACACCGCCTACGGCTACGGCCTTATCAACGTGGGGCGCGCACTGCTGAAGTTAAGCCAGCAAAAACCGTTTATTGGATTCCCAAAAGCGGGCTACGCCAACGGGCGGCTGGCGGTTATCGGATGGGTTAGCGCGCCGCACGCCGCCGGAACCGAAGCCACCGCCCGGCCAATAACCCTGCAAGCCGTGAACCCCGCAACCGGGGAGCAATGGGAAGCCCAAGCAATCCCGCCGTACTCCGGAATCGCTCAATGGAATTTGGACCTGCCAAACCTGGGCAAAACGCCCGGCGGCGACTCGCTGGTGCTGACCTTCACGTTGGGCACCGAGGTGCTTCGCACAACCGGGCTACGGATTGAAGGGGAAGCGGCCACGCCAGCAAGTTTCCTGTGTGGAGAGGTGGTTCCAACCCAGACGATAATCACGAACGCCGCGCCGAACCCGCTTCGTGGCCAAACCACGATTACGTTCTCCATCGAGCGCGACACCCACGTGGCGTTGCGGGTCTTCAATACGCTTGGCCAACAGGTGGCAACACTGATTGATGCCCAGCTTCCCGCCGGGCGGCACAGCGTCCGGTTCAATCCGGCGGGGCTTCCTTCTGGCGCATATCATTACAGCCTTGTTGCCGGAAGCGAAGCATCTTCCGCACCGTTGATCTACCTGCCGTAAGGCAACGGCATACCTTGCTTCCCATACTCCATGAGCAACACCATTACCGACCAACAGGAGCCGCGCAAACGGTTCTCGCTGCGTGACTCCTTTGCCAGCACACGTTTCGTGTACCGCTACCTGAAACCCTACCGATGGAAATTTTTCTTTTCGATTGTGGCGTTGCTTCTTTCCTCCGGGACCAGCCTTGCCTTCCCGTGGCTTAGCGGGCTGCTGATTGGCGTTGCCACCAACGCAAGCCAGCATCCCGGGTGGACGCTGGAGGGGGTGGCGGCGTTGGCGTTTGGGATCTTGGTGGCGCAATCGCTCTTCAGTTTCATTCGGATGTACAGCATCAGCGAGGTGGCCGAGCGTTCCCTTGCGGACCTTCGCCGCGACCTGTTTGCGCGGATGATCCGGATGCCGATGAACTTCTTCAACGCCAGCCGTGTGGGTGAGCTTTCCAGCCGCATCAGCGTTGACATCAACACCATCCACACCACGCTTACCACCACCACTGCCGAGCTGATCCGCCAGACGATTATTATGATTGGCGGGCTTGGGCTTATCATCTACACCAGCCCACGGCTAACGCTGTTGGTGCTGGTCCCAATCCCCCTGATTGTTGCGATTGCCGTTGGGTTCGGGCGGGCAATCCGTGCCGGAAGCAAGCGGGTCCAGGACCTGTACGCCCAGCTGAATGTGACGGTGGAGGAAACGCTTCAAGGCATTGCCGTTGTGAAAGGCTTCACCGCCGAACAGCGCGAGACCGAACGCTACCAACACCAGATCGCCGACATTGTTGGCGTTTCGCTGAAGGTGGCGCGCTCCCGTGGGGCGTTTATCAGCTTTATCATCTTCATCCTGTTCGGCGGCATCACCGGGGTGATTTGGTACGGCGGGACGCTGGTGCAAACCGGCCAACTCTCCATTGGTGCGCTGGCCACGTTCATTTTGTACGCGGTGTTTGTTGGCGGGGCAATGGGGAGCTTTGCGGATTTGTACAGCTCGATCCAACGTGCGGTGGGGGCAAGCCAGCGGGCCAGAGAGTTGTTGCTGGATGAAGAGATTGAGGCGTTGGAACGTGAGGGGGAGCAAGCAATCCACGAGGGTGATATTGAGTTCCGCAACGTCCGGTTCCGCTACGCCACCCGCCCTGATATTGAGGTGATTCGGGGGATCAGTTTTGCGGTTCCGGCGGGTTCCAGCATTGCGTTTGTTGGCGCGTCGGGCGGGGGGAAAAGCACCATTGCGGCGTTGCTGGCACGGCTGTACGAGCCGGAAAGCGGGATCGTGGCGGTGGGGGGGCGCGACGCACACAGCTACCCGCTTGGCCAGTATCGCGAAGCCATTGGGATTGTCCCGCAGGAGATCACACTGTTTGGCGGAACGATTGCGGAGAACATCGGCTACGGGAAGGAAGGGGCAACCGAGGCAGAGATCACCGAGGCGGCACGGCTTGCCAACGCCCATGATTTCATCACCGGGTTTCCCGAAGGGTACGCGACGATTGTTGGGGAGCGTGGGGTGCGGCTATCGGGGGGGCAGCGCCAGCGGATTGCGATTGCGCGGGCAATCATCAAAAACCCAGCAATCTTGGTGCTGGACGAAGCCACCAGCTTCCTTGATGCCGAGTCGGAGCACGCCGTGCAGGAGGCATTGCGCCGGGTGATGCAGGGCCGCACAACCGTGATTATTGCTCACCGCTTAAGCACCATCCGCCACGCTGCAACGGTGGCGGTGATGGCGCAAGGGGAGATTGTTGAGCTTGGAACCTACGCCCAGCTTATCGCCGCCGACGGGCGTTTTGCGCGGCTGGTTCGGCTGCAACAACAGATGGGGGAGGATGTTTTGCACGAGGAGTTGATCGCGCCATAATCTTGGGATCGGCTGGTGTGATTGCCGTATCAACTGATGTTCGTGCTATTTCTTTCGCGCTATCTCTATTGCGGGTTCTGTGCGTTTCATCAGTGGATCTTTGACAGGTCCACCCCGGCAGGAAGCCCTTGTGGGAATCGGGCAAACTTATGCATCTCCGATTCTGGTGCCTCCACATAAAATGCTGTTGTGGTCGCATTAAGGGTTGTCGCCCCCCCCCATACCAAGGTTACTGGCAGTGAACCTATGAGATACCAACCATGGCTAAGAGTAAGAGTAACTAATCCAGCAAACCATATCCCAGCGGTAGTTGGCGAATTTGTTGTGCGGGCAACCCGCAGGTCTATTGATCCAATTAACGTTTTGGGAATGGCACCGATCCATGTGTTGGGCACCAACAACCGTTGCCCGATATCGCTGATGTAGCTGGAATCAGCAATGAAACTCAGGACGTACAGTGTGTCGCTTTGGATAGCCAGAAGTTCGCCATCAAAAATCGGGTCTTTGTTGGCATTGAATAGCGTTACGTCGGCCCCTTTGGTATGGGTCATGATAGCCTCCGGTTTGGGTAAATGCGAGTATCCCACGCATCCCACAAACGACGCAGCCACCATCAACAGCCCTATCGTGATATTGATTTTCATCGTTCTTCCTCGGTTATTGAATGACCTTTGATGACCAGAACTCTTGCTCCATTCCCCCTTCCATCCCTTTGAATTCCACCGCTAATTCGCGCCACACAACCGGATTGTTTGCCGCCAGGGCCATTAGCTTGGGAAGTTGTGGAGGGTTGTTCCACGCCGGGCGCATCCATTCCAGATAGTAGCCTTTGCTACGAACAAAAAACTGTGCGTTGCCGGCATCGTTCGTGCCAAACGAAGGTTGTGGGAAGATCAACGAGAACTGATCGCCGGGTAGGCTAAGCAGGTACTGCTGGTCATCCCCGCGAAGCTGGCGTATGGCAGCCGTGTCGGGGGTGCCGTTACGCTGCACATCTATCGGATGCAAAACGGAGGGGACGCGCAACCCGACGATGGTGGCCAGCATTGCACAATCCAACCGCCAATGCCCTTGTGTTAGCCGCAACTTCACGCGCAGGCTATCCTTCGCGTTGGCGGCTGCAGGGATTGGCACCAGCATCAGGTTCCGCGCCAATGGCCCATATTCTTTGAAGGTCCCCACCGAATCCCACCGCTGGGCCGTGCTGTTCCAGACGAAACAATCAATTCCCCCCAACAGGTCTTCGGCACTGCGAAACGCATGGCGCAAGGACGAATCCGATTCAATAGCAGCAAAGACATCGGAAACAGAATGCCCCATCCAAGAAAGCGCAGTATAGAATAAGAATGTGGAGAGAAGGGATTGCCGGAAACCAAGGATAAGCGCGCCATTGCCTTGCGTTGGATACGGGAATTGCAGGGTGATCTCCTCGCGCAATTGAAGATTTTCGCCATTGGTTCGGCTGGTGCGTTCGTTGCCATCAAACTGGCTAAGCAACCACGCGGCATCACCTTCTTTTGCAGCGGCATGGCTTG encodes:
- a CDS encoding S8 family peptidase, translating into MIRTLLLGLFFACVLLAPPATLSQDSLRYYRLYLKDKGAGITFRYLSPGDPLYPQATAHLTPRALQRRAKVLPENQRVSTDDLPIYQPYLDAIGSTGAEIAQQSRWLNSVMVRTDSATYQKLLALPFLDSIRTARTLQPMPNPFGKSTARTHDDAPHAKAGECITNQYGLATTQNVVMGFDQAHQMGIAGEGVLIGVMDAGFDWRNHLALRNANVIGERDFVYGDSSTYDLPGEVNSEGHGTIVASTIAGYLPGKFIGGAPRATFLFARTEDIRRERNIEEDHYVAGLEWLESQGVDITNASLGYTTFDPPEQNHTYAELDGKTAFASRGINKAATLGVLCVNAAGNDGAKSWRYVGVPAEADSAVAVAAVDSAGQIAAFSSRGFRGRGLKPDVAAMGVKVFGADASDTARITSAQGTSLASPLATAAAALLLSARPDLKPWEVRQLLTSTADHATSPDTAYGYGLINVGRALLKLSQQKPFIGFPKAGYANGRLAVIGWVSAPHAAGTEATARPITLQAVNPATGEQWEAQAIPPYSGIAQWNLDLPNLGKTPGGDSLVLTFTLGTEVLRTTGLRIEGEAATPASFLCGEVVPTQTIITNAAPNPLRGQTTITFSIERDTHVALRVFNTLGQQVATLIDAQLPAGRHSVRFNPAGLPSGAYHYSLVAGSEASSAPLIYLP
- a CDS encoding efflux RND transporter periplasmic adaptor subunit, whose amino-acid sequence is MAETRTNRRPPKKKSRTGLIVGIVLAVLLGGSIAAMLLRDSDGEGIVVETEKVQRRDITQTVYGRGTIDPETQLVISSEVSGEIVFLGAKEGDVVQKGQVLVKINPQSMLAQQAESEAAISAAQARLASAKAGLLRQQTELARVQQLFDKNLSTRQELDNAKSQVQISEAEVDAAGFTVDQARANARMVRESLNKTTIRAPISGTIVKLNSKVGEKVVGAIQMTGTEIMTIADLSVIESVVDVSENDVVQVKLGDTATVEVDAIANEKFQAYVSQIANSPKQTGLGTTDQVTNFEVRVRFVNPDPRLRPGMTATATVKTATAKNVLSVPLQSVTTRDENKEEDSIRAAEQKERNVKNLKLASKKEEKAEPMVFVKSGDTVVARKVEYGIRDDQYYEIKSGLNEGEEVVSGGYKAISKDLENGSKVRIELESEKNKKKGEKK
- a CDS encoding ABC transporter ATP-binding protein, with protein sequence MSNTITDQQEPRKRFSLRDSFASTRFVYRYLKPYRWKFFFSIVALLLSSGTSLAFPWLSGLLIGVATNASQHPGWTLEGVAALAFGILVAQSLFSFIRMYSISEVAERSLADLRRDLFARMIRMPMNFFNASRVGELSSRISVDINTIHTTLTTTTAELIRQTIIMIGGLGLIIYTSPRLTLLVLVPIPLIVAIAVGFGRAIRAGSKRVQDLYAQLNVTVEETLQGIAVVKGFTAEQRETERYQHQIADIVGVSLKVARSRGAFISFIIFILFGGITGVIWYGGTLVQTGQLSIGALATFILYAVFVGGAMGSFADLYSSIQRAVGASQRARELLLDEEIEALEREGEQAIHEGDIEFRNVRFRYATRPDIEVIRGISFAVPAGSSIAFVGASGGGKSTIAALLARLYEPESGIVAVGGRDAHSYPLGQYREAIGIVPQEITLFGGTIAENIGYGKEGATEAEITEAARLANAHDFITGFPEGYATIVGERGVRLSGGQRQRIAIARAIIKNPAILVLDEATSFLDAESEHAVQEALRRVMQGRTTVIIAHRLSTIRHAATVAVMAQGEIVELGTYAQLIAADGRFARLVRLQQQMGEDVLHEELIAP
- a CDS encoding TolC family protein, which translates into the protein MKLPRRLQILSAALLLSAASQLAAQTPGIPTTITIDQAVQIALDRNLEVERARIGVESAGARLTSAFGAFLPTVNLSAGYTKPLTSGDVVIQGTKIPGNQPDNILSANASTSVVLFNGFANSANYSAAQSSYDATLETLNKTRADIAFQARSTFLNALRAEQIMDVRKNDLEVAREQLARLKGLVEGGVGLMTSVYSQEAEVANGELALEQAITDATIARNTLKQLLNVSPLTELQLSNAGVAATIDTNEIARNRAAFRNVGELAKQQLEQRREVEAARLNIDAARFLVDASKGSYYPSLSATLGYSWQKVPEYSSDNADVSLNLSYSPFDGFRTSESVQLAQAQLKQSELELQQLQVQLNAELQQAIARLDGAERQLLAANKSVQASRQSRIAADERYKVGVGNYSDYLLANAQYLNAQINNVNAVFNYRLALYEVRYQLGQE
- a CDS encoding 2-oxoisovalerate dehydrogenase gives rise to the protein MNASRTKAKGKGGGKSPAAVAASAPAKSVEAVASAANGASAPSIAHRPDNATLLGWYRLMHLGRILDEKAANYLKQAKGWSYHAPCAGHEGIQLALGLAFRQGHDFLFPYYRDLMTALAAGITPYEIILNGLSKDGDVAGGGRHMSNHFAKPSINIQNVSSCTGNHAPQAVGLAKAVKYYNSDSIVFYSGGESACAEGYFYEAVNGATHGKLPVVFVIQNNRYGISVPLHDAMANQVVSDNFKGFPNMKIVEVDGTDVIDSWRGLQEAMEYVKSGAGAAMVHADCARIGSHSNSDRHELYRSPEELAEAKSRDPLKKLRTLIVAEGIATDDELKALEKENKTEMLDAADKAEATPDPSPESYKDFFLPEPYNATENRTAAGEEMTLLQALNETMKQEFRHNPDTFIWGQDVANKEKGGIFNVTKGMQQEFGYARVHNAPIAEDYIVGSANGFSRFNDNIRMLVEGAEFADYFWPAMEQTVEMGHEYWRTRGQFSPNVTIRIASGGYITGGLYHSQTIEATLQSLPGMRVVYPAFADDAAGLLRTCLRSRGMNIFLEPKYLYNHAWAKTVVPNGFEVPFGVARTRREGKHLAIITYGNAVHLSLQAAEKLAAEGIEAEVLDLRTIRPMDVGAIMAAVRKTSRALVAHEDHITGGVAGEIIATIMGECFSHLDAPVMRVGSKDTPVGFSPVLEKAILLNADDIYQTAKKVVAF